The following coding sequences lie in one Syngnathoides biaculeatus isolate LvHL_M chromosome 16, ASM1980259v1, whole genome shotgun sequence genomic window:
- the setd1a gene encoding histone-lysine N-methyltransferase SETD1A isoform X1, translating to MDPDSGADAQKAVSLQWTSFKLVQDPAIRRVAQKIYRYDGVHFSVPDSGFPPVGELRDPRPRRLWSRYSEMVLPVPKFKLDEFYVGPIPLKEVTFARLNDNIKEPFLAEMCAKFGEVEEMEILFHPKTRKHLGLARVLFTSTRGAKDTVKQLDNTSVMGNIIHAQLDIKGQQRQKYYDLIVNGSYTPQTVPLGGKALVDCLTPQNPAQPQPDVAADIRRRLSSELAVLAAGVQQALKSGNITPGSADTGFGEQRLDTPPSSSSVTGPYTSGSSASSQTGTPYSSRSGTPFSQESGYSGARHSGYNSGTLGSGYPPQDMLPSSSSSSAVSSTVGGGFKVSRYSEDVHEPSLYHRGRPGYLPAASYRPNEPPCYPPYHNAGGPGPHMVHHSPMHPLPPGSQYEQPVMTERDRDRDSGGRYGAVGGISRRASYHHQHDGNSSSLKYHSHHSHHHSDRRDERGYRRERVGPRSGDHGHQRHRNHHHSHNHHSSRRKSSHDRDRDRERDGDYSGNSDPRYNSNSYRSSSNSMSPPPSSYSTYSSSKEPAPTPPQGLDASNRLGATTLPERGPAPSVGALPPPLPPPPPPLPPASVIAAAVAETLGALDFNQDSPTREEQWTKPKRRPSTPPVPPKTPPPLSPSHSSITSLSTSPSSTSLPQQPPTSGSLPSGRQRGSASPEPDSTNESLPFAYHSSSLDSRIEMLLKEQKAKFSFLASDEEEEVEKQRGTRSEGGAKRGRAGDDSVELTGTDQAGNGRDKERGKGDRERDSLRKRGKDADGRKSPPKPPASTPSSSTYSPHIPPPEEPLPPVGPAQTEGTPEESTQDQSTDARNRTGAHTPPYNGQSQSSPHSSGEDMEISDEEEGEVSITTVTTHQSSINTCSSPSSSQAAMPSQTTDPSSSHPPISESAQHFGTSVQPPIPSYPPHLPPPPPPGYSLQPPPPPGIPPPPLMELHPEYPPPMPHHMYDYASSMELMNQYTGGAPMSFQMQTHMLSRLHQLRMASSNGTTGPGEAATGDYSSYPLHSLPHPHHPYMEQEGSGAAAHYEQDHRYMPPHMPPFPYTDPHGNQLPPPSHLPPPHTGWPPHILAAHYPSYMPLPTYGTLPPGEGGEYQTPTEEISVLPENPHETTVQMALATLIQEMKNIMQRDLNRKMVENIAFATFDEWWDRKETKAKPFQTMAAFREEEKKEEKVNRPREPLMSLVDWAKSGGVEGFSLRGALRLPSFKVKRKEPQELMEGDMKRPRPSTPPDEDDEAADGRMPDTSRAGLDNKRRKKKPRSRKPWELDSEGEETSDGSSSEKDDDDVEASDKSDDDALSADSDDESLSSSSESSSSSGSLSSSSSEDEEEEGERPDSDGLDTMDESTMDSTMEKDSRGKILTKAELKIGRAKDSQAGPLSKRPPSPPYPRPPSPVVLVPPLKKRRKTVSFSTEEDSKALSSSLPPSLSPLSLQPTAEASPLLPTRPLDTRGAAVLRPAHGIQLLPFASKPGEGNALILPPCGRSVDSEEPKSVSPQITHIKAAGKRGSGKDSPKSFAPAVMVCRTVQNLPLDHASMCRIAFEEAPPVSPLSKRPRGKSRTTISPTSLREEDEDERDQRLRLREQLGASSLLQLASATTTDLSVLADVALKMEPDAGDSEETETSDEAEEQKMEAGFFSEEALLRVMSPESLVVFMEHNYCRPPILSAPPSQKKTTSKQESSVLLPADLNAMSGVLEAPEEVIGEALPPRGDSGEYLGLLSEESSQGSATHPSAKKPLVGKALEMEKSKKRRSKDKENLDILSTKLQKEMPAMKQKKHKLEDSDVDEDVDVEELESGELTSTDSEDESAVMAEDVRKSERLFLQEAGVMSAKPLPSPKPPAIKYENRSKFEQMTILYDIWNSGLDGEDLMLLKTTYEKLLQDDHNSDWLNDTHWVQHTVTNLPNPRRKKRNVDGQLREHVTGCARSEGYYAISRKEKDVYLDLDLPEQVIREVENVDSSGTNRVLSERRSEQRRLLTVIGTPAVMDSDLLKLNQLKFRKKKLRFGRSRIHEWGLFAMEAIAADEMVIEYVGQNIRQMVADNREKRYAQQGIGSSYLFRVDHDTIIDATKCGNLARFINHCCTPNCYAKVITIESQKKIVIYSKQAIAVNEEITYDYKFPLEENKIPCLCGTENCRGTLN from the exons ATGGATCCAGACAGCGGCGCAGACGCACAAAAAGCTGTGAGTTTGCAGTGGACGAGCTTCAAACTTGTCCAGGACCCCGCTATCAGACGGGTGGCGCAGAAGATCTACAGATACGATGGAGTGCATTTCAGTGTGCCT GACTCTGGATTCCCACCCGTGGGTGAACTGCGGGACCCGAGACCGCGCAGATTATGGTCCAGGTATTCAGAGATGGTGCTGCCAGTGCCAAAGTTTAAG CTGGATGAGTTCTACGTGGGTCCGATCCCCCTAAAGGAGGTAACTTTCGCCCGGCTCAACGACAACATCAAGGAGCCCTTTTTGGCCGAGATGTGTGCCAAGTTTGGCGAAGTGGAGGAGATGGAAATCCTTTTCCACcccaaaaccaggaagcacctaGGCCTGGCCCGGGTGCTGTTCACCAGCACACGCGGTGCCAAGGATACAGTCAAGCAGCTAGACAACACCTCCGTCATGGGCAACATTATACATGCACAGCTGGACATCAAAG GCCAGCAGAGGCAGAAGTATTATGACCTGATTGTGAATGGTTCCTACACGCCCCAAACGGTCCCCCTGGGGGGCAAGGCGTTAGTGGACTGCCTCACACCACAGAACCCTGCACAGCCACAGCCTGATGTG GCTGCGGATATCCGCCGCCGTCTCTCCAGCGAGCTGGCCGTATTGGCAGCGGGCGTCCAGCAAGCCCTAAAGTCCGGAAACATCACCCCTGGCTCTGCAGATACCGGTTTCGGCGAGCAACGCCTGGACACccctccctcttcctcctccgtgaCAGGCCCTTACACCTCGGGGTCCTCAGCATCCTCGCAGACTGGGACACCATACAGCTCCAGATCCGGGACGCCGTTCTCTCAGGAGTCCGGCTATTCCGGTGCCAG GCACAGTGGTTACAACTCAGGCACTTTGGGAAGCGGTTACCCCCCTCAGGACATGctgccttcctcctcctcctcatctgctGTTTCATCCACAGTCGGCGGCGGATTTAAAGTGTCCCGCTACTCCGAGGACGTCCATGAACCTTCGCTTTACCACCGAGGTCGTCCCGGGTACCTTCCTGCTGCCTCTTACCGTCCCAACGAGCCGCCCTGCTACCCGCCGTACCATAATGCGGGAGGACCCGGCCCCCACATGGTCCACCACTCTCCCATGCACCCACTGCCTCCAGGGTCCCAGTATGAGCAGCCTGTCATGACTGAGCGGGACCGGGACAGAGACTCGGGAGGGCGTTATGGGGCGGTGGGCGGCATCTCCAGGCGGGCATCATACCATCACCAGCATGATGGCAACTCCTCCTCACTGAAGTATCATTCCCATCATTCGCACCATCACTCAGACCGCCGAGATGAGCGTGGCTACCGGCGTGAGCGTGTGGGCCCGCGCTCAGGCGACCACGGTCACCAGCGGCACCGCAACCACCACCACTCGCACAACCACCATAGCAGCCGCAGGAAGAGCAGCCACGACCGCGACAGGGACCGAGAGCGTGATGGAGACTACTCCGGAAACTCCGACCCCAGATACAATTCTAACTCGTACCGCTCTTCCTCCAACAGTATGTCACCCCCACCTTCGTCCTACTCCACGTATTCTTCCTCCAAAGAGCCCGCCCCTACCCCTCCTCAGGGATTGGATGCATCCAATCGTCTGGGGGCCACGACTCTCCCAGAGAGGGGCCCTGCACCTTCAGTGGGTGCCCTTCCGCCACCCCTTCCCCCACCTCCACCGCCACTGCCCCCGGCATCAGTCATTGCTGCAGCTGTTGCCGAGACGCTGGGTGCACTTGATTTCAACCAGGACAGTCCCACCCGAGAGGAGCAATGGACCAAGCCCAAACGGCGTCCCAGCACGCCACCGGTTCCGCCAAAGACCCCACCCCCTTTGTCCCCCTCCCATTCTTCCATCACCTCCTTATCCACTTCACCTTCCTCCACATCCCTCCCCCAGCAGCCTCCCACATCCGGTAGCTTGCCATCAGGCCGCCAGCGTGGTTCTGCCTCCCCGGAGCCGGATTCCACCAATGAAAGCTTGCCATTTGCCTACCATAGCAGCAGCCTGGACTCGCGCATTGAGATGCTCCTCAAGGAGCAGAAGGCCAAGTTCTCCTTCCTTGCTTccgatgaggaagaggaggtggagAAGCAGAGGGGTACACGATCAGAAGGTGGGGCGAAAAGAGGGCGAGCTGGTGATGACTCAGTGGAGCTCACGGGCACTGACCAAGCAGGCAATGGCAGGGACAAGGAGAGGGGCAAAGGAGATCGTGAGCGAGACAGCCTCAGGAAACGAGGTAAAGACGCCGACGGTCGTAAGAGTCCCCCCAAGCCACCAGCTTCCACGCCATCTTCTTCCACGTACTCTCCTCATATCCCGCCCCCGGAAGAGCCCTTGCCGCCGGTCGGCCCTGCTCAGACGGAAGGCACCCCGGAGGAGTCGACGCAGGACCAGAGCACCGACGCACGGAACAGGACAGGAGCGCACACGCCACCTTACAATGGACAGAGTCAG TCCTCCCCTCATTCCTCGGGTGAAGACATGGAAATCTCGGATGAGGAGGAGGGCGAGGTGTCAATCACGACGGTGACGACCCACCAGTCCTCCATCAACACCTGCTCCTCGCCGTCGTCCTCCCAGGCGGCTATGCCATCACAGACAACAGACCCCTCGTCGTCGCACCCGCCCATCTCTGAGTCGGCACagcactttggcacctctgtgCAACCGCCTATCCCCTCCTACCCGCCTCACCTGCCACCCCCGCCACCGCCGGGATACTCACTGCAGCCGCCCCCGCCTCCTGGGATTCCGCCGCCGCCCCTCATGGAGCTGCACCCTGAATATCCTCCGCCCATGCCCCACCACATGTATGACTATGCCAGCTCAATGGAGCTGATGAATCAATACACCGGTGGCGCGCCCATGTCCTTCCAGATGCAGACGCACATGCTCAGTCGCCTGCACCAGCTGCGCATGGCATCGTCGAACGGCACGACGGGCCCGGGCGAGGCCGCCACAGGAGACTACTCCTCCTACCCCCTGCACTCACTGCCACACCCACACCACCCTTACATGGAACAAGAGGGGAGCGGGGCAGCTGCACACTACGAGCAGGATCACCGCTATATGCCTCCCCACATGCCTCCCTTCCCTTACACTGACCCCCACGGTAACCAGTTGCCGCCTCCGTCACAcctcccccctccacacacgGGATGGCCGCCGCACATTTTGGCTGCACACTACCCCTCCTACATGCCGCTGCCCACCTACGGCACATTGCCGCCCGGTGAGGGTGGCGAGTACCAGACCCCCACCGAGGAGATATCCGTGCTGCCCGAGAATCCTCACGAAACTACCGTGCAGATGGCACTCGCCACGCTCATCCAGGAGATGAAAAACATAATGCAGAGGGACCTGAACCGCAAGATGGTGGAGAACATCGCCTTCGCCACGTTTGACGAGTGGTGGGACAGAAAGGAAACCAAGGCTAAG CCATTCCAGACAATGGCAGCCTTCCGTGAAgaggagaaaaaagaagagaaagtaAACCGTCCTCGCGAGCCCCTCATGTCTCTGGTGGACTGGGCCAAGAGCGGTGGTGTGGAGGGCTTCTCCCTGCGGGGAGCACTCAGGCTACCATCCTTTAAG gtgAAGAGGAAAGAGCCTCAGGAACTCATGGAAGGAGACATGAAAAGGCCGCGACCGTCAACCCCGCCCGATGAGGATGACGAAG CGGCTGACGGGAGAATGCCGGATACTAGCCGAGCGGGACTGGACaacaagaggaggaaaaagaagcCCAGGAGTCGAAAACCTTGGGAGTTGGATAGCGAGGGAGAAGAGACGTCGGATGGTTCCTCTTCTGAAAAG GATGATGACGATGTGGAGGCGAGTGACAAGTCTGATG ACGATGCCCTGAGCGCTGACAGCGACGATGAGAGCCTCTCCTCGTCCTCTGAGAGCTCTTCCTCTTCGGGGTCCttgtcctcgtcctcctccgaggacgaagaggaggaaggggagAGGCCCGACAGTGACGGACTGGACACCATGGATGAGTCCACCATGGACAGCACGATGGAAAAAGACAGCCG GGGGAAGATTTTAACAAAGGCAGAACTCAAAATTG GTAGAGCCAAAGACAGCCAAGCGGGACCTCTTTCCAAGCGGCCACCATCCCCTCCGTACCCTCGTCCTCCATCCCCCGTGGTCCTTGTCCCCCCTCTCAAAAAGCGCCGAAAGACCGTCTCCTTCTCTACCGAGGAGGATAGCAAAGCTCTCTCATCATCTTTGCCGCCGTCACTGTCCCCGCTTTCCTTGCAACCAACGGCCGAGGCTTCCCCCCTCTTGCCCACCAGACCCTTGGACACTCGCGGGGCTGCTGTCCTGCGTCCTGCTCATGGCATCCAGCTTCTTCCCTTCGCATCCAAACCGGGTGAGGGCAATGCTCTTATTTTGCCACCATGTGGACGGTCTGTGGATTCGGAGGAGCCCAAAAGCGTCTCCCCTCAGATCACGCACATCAAGGCTGCTGGGAAACGGGGCTCAGGCAAAGACTCCCCTAAATCCTTTGCCCCTGCTGTCATGGTGTGCCGCACTGTCCAGAACCTCCCACTGGACCATGCCTCTATGTGCAGGATTGCCTTCGAGGAGGCACCCCCTGTGTCTCCCCTCAGCAAGCGACCTCGAGGAAAGTCCCGGACTACCATCAGTCCCACGTCCCTCCGAGAAGAAGACGAGGATGAGAGAGACCAGAGGCTGAGGCTCCGGGAGCAGCTCGGAGCATCCAGCTTGCTGCAGTTGGCATCAGCCACCACCACTGACTTGTCTGTGTTGGCTGACGTGGCCCTGAAGATGGAACCAGACGCCGGAGATTCAGAAGAGACCGAGACGTCGGACGAGGCTGAGGAGCAGAAGATGGAGGCTGGGTTCTTCTCCGAGGAGGCTCTGCTGCGTGTCATGAGCCCGGAGAGCTTGGTGGTTTTCATGGAGCACAACTACTGCAGACCCCCCATCCTCTCAGCTCCACCTTCCCAGAAGAAGACCACCTCCAAGCAGGAGTCCTCCGTCCTGCTCCCGGCTGACCTCAATGCTATGTCTGGGGTGCTAGAGGCACCTGAGGAGGTCATCGGCGAGGCACTTCCCCCAAGAGGCGATTCTGGGGAGTATTTGGGTTTGCTGTCTGAGGAGTCTAGCCAAGGCAGCGCTACACATCCTTCGGCCAAGAAGCCACTGGTGGGCAAAGCTCTAGAGATGGAGAAGAGTAAAAAGAGGAGAAGTAAAGACAAGGAGAATCTGGACATTCTTTCAACAAAGTTACAGAAGGAGATGCCAgccatgaaacaaaaaaaacacaaacttgaG GACTCCGACGTGGACGAGGACGTGGATGTAGAGGAGCTGGAGTCCGGGGAGTTAACAAGCACCGACTCGGAGGATGAATCTGCGGTGATGGCGGAGGACGTGAGGAAGAGCGAGCGCCTCTTCCTCCAGGAGGCCGGTGTGATGTCCGCCAAACCCCTGCCTTCCCCCAAGCCGCCGGCGATAAAGTACGAGAACCGCAGCAAGTTCGAGCAGATGACCATCCTGTACGACATCTGGAATTCGGGCCTCGACGGCGAGGACCTGATGCTGCTGAAGACCACGTACGAGAAGCTGCTCCAGGATGACCACAACTCTGACTGGCTCAATGACACCCACTGGGTGCAGCACACTG TGACCAACTTGCCCAACCCTCGACGGAAGAAGAGGAATGTGGACGGGCAGCTGCGCGAGCACGTGACTGGCTGCGCCAGGAGCGAAGGATACTACGCCATCAGCCGTAAAGAGAAGGACGTCTACCTGGACTTGGACCTTCCCGAGCAGGTCATACGGGAGGTGGAGAATGTCGACAGCTCG GGCACCAACCGCGTGCTGTCAGAGCGGCGATCAGAGCAGCGGCGGCTCCTCACGGTCATCGGCACGCCGGCCGTCATGGACTCCGACCTGCTCAAACTCAATCAGCTAAAG tTCCGCAAGAAGAAGCTTCGATTCGGACGCAGCAGGATCCACGAGTGGGGTCTGTTTGCCATGGAGGCCATCGCTGCCGACGAGATGGTCATCGAGTATGTGGGTCAAAACATACGACAG ATGGTGGCGGATAATCGGGAGAAGCGCTACGCCCAGCAGGGCATCGGCAGCAGCTACCTGTTCCGAGTGGACCACGACACAATCATCGATGCCACCAAGTGTGGGAACCTGGCACGCTTTATCAACCACTGCTGCACT CCCAACTGCTACGCCAAGGTGATCACCATTGAGTCCCAGAAGAAGATCGTCATCTACTCCAAGCAGGCGATCGCCGTCAACGAGGAGATCACGTACGACTACAAGTTCCCACTCGAGGAGAACAAGATTCCATGCCTGTGCGGCACCGAGAACTGTCGCGGTACACTCAACTAA